Sequence from the Qipengyuania pelagi genome:
CCCGCGCAGGCGAGGAGGTCGAGATGAAGACCCGCCGCGTGACGGTTTATGATCTACGCGTGTTTCGTCATCCCCGCGAAGGCGGGAATCCAGACGACGGTGGCGAAACCGCGCAAGGTCGCATGGACCCCCGCCTTCGCGGGGGTGACGAGGACAGTTCACTGATGGACCTGACCTCGGCCTTCGCCACCACGCTCGGTCGGCCCGACCCCTACGACCCTCAGGCCCCGCTCGAATTCGCGGACAGCGTCACGCTCGTCGCGCATGTCTCGAAGGGGACGTATATCCGGTCGTTGGCACGGGACATCGCACATGCGCTTGGAACCGTGGGGCATGTCACCTATCTCAGGCGCATCAAGGCCGGGCCGTTCCGCGAGGAACAGGCGATTTCGCTGGACACTCTTGAGGAAATCGCTAAGGGCGCGCCACTTGAACACCTTCTCCTGCCGCTGGAGGCCGGACTGGACGACATCCCGGTCCTACCCCTCGACCCGACGAGCGCGCAGGCGGTCCGCCAGGGCCGGGTCTTGTCGGAACTGTCCCAGCCGGATGGGCTCCATTTAGCGAAACTGGGCGATGTCCCGATCGCTTTGATGGAACTTCAAGGCGGCACGGCTAAGGTCGTGCGGGGCTTCAACCTTCCCGATGTCGCGGAGTAGAATACATGTCGGTAACCGCCGAACGCAAAGCGGAAATCATCAAGGACAACGCCCAGAGCGAGGGCGACACCGGGTCTCCCGAAGTCCAGGTCGCCATCCTGACCGAACGCATCCGCAACCTGACCGAACACTTCAAGGACAATCACAAGGACAACCACTCGCGTCGTGGCCTCCTGATGATGGTCAACCAGCGGCGCAAGCTGCTCGCCTTCCTCAAGAAGATGGATGTCGAGCGCTACAACGCCCTGATCCAGAAGCTGGGTCTGCGTAAGTAAGAGTTTTTGCGAAGGGGCGGCTCGATGGTCGCCCCTTCGTTTATCCGGCACCCGTGCAATCCGGCAGGGTGCGGACCATGGAGGCGAAAAGCCTCGGACCGGACCGGGACGGAATACCCGGCACAGTAGGCCCCGCGACGCAATGTGGCGCGCGGGATCGTTAAGGAAAATACATGTTCGACACGAAAACCGTATCGCTGGAGTGGGGCGGAAAGACCCTCACTCTGGAAACCGGCCGCATTGCCCGTCAGGCTGACGGCGCGGTCCTCGCCACTTACGGCGAAACCGTCGTTCTTTGCGCGGTCACCGCTGCAAAGAGCGTCCGCGAAGGGCAGGACTTCTTCCCGCTCACCGTGCACTACCAGGAAAAATTCTCCGCCGCGGGCCGTATTCCGGGCGGCTTCTTCAAGCGCGAAGGCCGCGCCACGGAGAAGGAAACGCTGACCAGCCGCCTGATCGACCGCCCCGTGCGGCCGCTCTTCCCGGAAGGCTTCTACAACGAGATCAACGTGATCGCGCAGGTCCTCAGCTATGATGGCGAGACCGAGCCCGATATCGTCGCGATGATCGCCGCTTCGGCCGCGCTCACCATTTCGGGCGTGCCCTTCATGGGCCCGATCGGCGCCGCGCGCGTCGGCTTCCGCAACGGCGAATACGAACTGAACCCGTCGCTCTCCAGCGCGCTCGACGAAGAGGGTCGCCTCGACCTCGTCGTCGCCGCCACGCAGGACGCGGTGATGATGGTCGAATCCGAAGCCAAGGAGCTGACCGAAGAGGAAATGCTCGGCGCCGTGATGTTCGCGCACGAGGAAAGCCGCAAGGTCATCGGTGCGATCATCGACCTCGCCGAACAGGCCGCCAAGGATCCGTGGGACGTGGATACCTCGGACGATACCTCGGCGATCAAGGAAAAGCTGCGCGGGATCGTCGGTGACGACATCGCCGCCGCCTACAAGCTGACCGACAAGTCGGCCCGTTCGGACGCGCTCAACGCCGCCCGCGCCAAGGCCAAGGAAGCCTTCGCCGACGAAGAGCCGCAGACCCAGATGGTCGCCAACAAGGCGGTCAAGAAGCTGGAAAGCGACATCGTGCGCGGCGCCATCCTCAAGGACGGCCAGCGTATCGACGGGCGTAAGCTCGATCAGGTCCGCCCGATCGAAGCGATGGTCGGCCTGCTGCCCCGTACGCACGGTTCGGCCCTGTTCACGCGCGGTGAGACGCAGGCGATCTGCACCACCACGCTGGGCACCAAGGATGCCGAGCAGATGATCGACGGGCTCGAAGGCCTGTCCTACAACCCCTTCATGCTGCACTACAACTTCCCGCCCTATTCGGTCGGCGAAGTGGGCCGCTTCGGCTTCACCAGCCGCCGCGAAACCGGCCACGGCAAGCTCGCCTGGCGCGCGCTGCACCCGGTCCTGCCGAGCCATGAGGACTTCCCCTATACGATCCGCATCCTCAGCGACATCACCGAGTCCAATGGCTCGTCCTCGATGGCGACGGTATGCGGCGGGTGCCTCAGCATGATGGATGCGGGCGTTCCGATCGAACGTCCGGTGTCCGGCATCGCCATGGGCCTGATCCTCGAAGGCGACGAATTCGCCGTCCTGTCGGACATCCTGGGTGACGAAGATCACCTCGGCGACATGGACTTCAAGGTCGCGGGTTCGGAAAAGGGCATCACCTCGCTCCAGATGGACATCAAGGTCGCCGGCATCACGCAGGAGATCATGACCAAGGCGCTCGAACAGGCCAAGGCCGGTCGCGCGCACATTCTGGGCGAAATGAACAAGGCGCTGGGCTCGTCGCGTTCGGGCGTGTCCAAGCACGCGCCGCGCATCGAGACGATGCAGATCGACAAGTCGAAGATTCGCGACGTCATCGGCACGGGCGGCAAGGTGATCCGCGAGATCGTCGCCGAAACGGGTGCCAAGGTCGACATCGACGACGAGGGCACGATCAAGATCTCCTCGAGCAATGCCGACGAGATCGAAGCCGCGAAGCGTTGGATCGAAGGCATCGTCGAAGAGGCGGAAGTCGGCAAGATCTACAACGGCAAGGTCGTCAACATCGTCGATTTCGGGGCCTTCGTGAACTTCATGGGCGGCAAGGACGGTCTCGTCCATGTCAGCGAAATGAAGAACGAGCGCGTCGAAAAGCCGACCGACGTCGTGTCGGAAGGCCAGGAAGTGAAGGTCAAGGTCCTCGAGATCGACCAGCGCGGCAAGGTCCGCCTGTCGATGCGCGTCGTCGACCAGGAAACCGGCGAAGAGCTGGAGGACACCCGTCCTCCGCGCGAACCGCGTGGTGACCGCGAAGGCGGTCGTGGCGGCGATCGCCGTGGCCCGAGAGGCGGCGGCGGCGGCCGTGGCGGCGACCGTGGTGGTCGTGGCGGCGGTCGCGGCAATGACCGGGGCGGCAACCGCGATGGCGGTTCCAGCGACGGCCCGGCGCATGTGCCGGACTTCCTGAAGGACTGATCCTTCGGATTGACCAAAAGAAAAGGGGCCGCGGCGATGCTGCGGCCCCTTTTTCGTGTCGGCCATTCCGTGTCGGACGAAATCAGCCCATTTCGAGGATCGGCTTCATCACCTTGCCGTCGTGCAGATCCTTCACCGCCTGGTTGATGTCGTCGAAGCTGTAGCGCTTCACCAGCCGGTCGAACGGGAAGCGGTCCTGAAGATGCAGGCGCACCAGTTCGGGGATGAACTGCTTGACCTTGGAATCGCCCTCCACGCAGCCGACGATCTTGCGGCCCGACAGGATCTGTTCGTTGGCGTCGAAACTGTAATCGGTGCCCGAAGGCGGCGCGCCGACCACGACCATGGTGCCGCGCTTGGCCAGGCTGCCCCAGGCGGCGCGTGCGGCGTTCGCGTTGCCGCTGCACTCGATCGCGTAATCGACGCCCTCGGCCACGATCTTGCGGATTTCCTCGCCGAGATCGGTATCCTTGGAGACCTCCACCGAATGGGTCGCGCCCAGTTCCTTGGCTAGCTCCAGGCGTTCGGCGTTCATGTCGACCGCGACGATGGTGCTGCACCCCGCCAGTCGCGCTGCCATCACCGCCGACATACCCACGCTGCCGACGCCCGAGACGAGGAGCGCCGAACCGGCCTGCGGCTTCGCCGTCCGCAGCACCGCGCCCGCGCCGGTCTGGATTCCGCATCCGAGCGGCCCGAGCAGCGCGATATCGACATCCTCCTCGATCTTCACGACATTGCGTTCATGCGCGATCGAAAGGGTCGCGAAGCTGGATTGCTGGAAGAAGGCGGCGTTGGGCCCATCGGCGAACACCGCATCCTCGTCGCCCTGGCGCTTGTTCATGAAATTCAACGCTTCGAAATCCAGGCAATAGGCGGGGTCGCCTTCCTCGCAGGGGCGGCAATGGCCGCATGACCCGTAGGAGAGGACGACCTTGTCGCCCGGAGCGAGATCGCGGACGTGCTCGCCCACCGCCTTGACGGTGCCCGCGCCTTCATGGCCAAGCACGACGGGGAAATTCGTCGGCAGATCGCCGTTCTGCACGGCGAGGTCGGTGTGGCACACGCCCACCGCGGCCAGTTCCACCAGCACCTCATGGGCGCCGGGATCGTCGATGGTTTTTTCGACGATTTCGAAATCCGCTCCGGCTTTTTCGACCATGGCGATGCGGGCTTGGTTGGGCATGGGGGTCTCTCCTTGATGTCTAGCCGATCAACCGCTGCCTTGGCTCGACAGTTCCGACGTGCATCGCGGGGAACGCGGCGCTAGAGCCCTTCGCCATGCTACCCCGCGAAACCCTTGCCACCGCGCAAATCCCCGGAGGGGACACGCTGACGCTCATTTCTCACGGGCGCGATTTCGTCATCATGTTCGGACGGGACGAGCTGATGGGCACGCGGATGCAGTTCAGCGAGGAACAGCTCGCGGAGCTGACCCTTGCCGAACTGGCGAGGCCAGCACCGCGCGTCCTCATCGGCGGCTATGGCATGGGCTTCACCTTCCGGGCCGCGCTCGCCCATGCAGGCGAGGGCGCCAGCGTGACCGTGGCGGAGGTGGTGCCCGAAATCCTCGACTGGGCGCGCGGGCCGCTCGCCGATTTGACGGGCGAGACTCTGTCCGATCCGCGCGGTGAGGTGGTCTTATGCGATGTCGCCGCGCTGATCGACGATGCCAATGACGGGACCTGCCCGAAATGGGACGCGATCCTGCTCGATGTCGACAACGGCCCGGATGGCATCGTGCGCGACCAGAACAGCCGCCTCTATACCCGCACCGGCCTCGCCAAGGCGCGCGAGGCGTTGAATCCGGGCGGCATCCTCGCCGTCTGGTCCGCCGCGCCCGATCACAAGTTCACGCTGCGCCTGAAAGAAGCGGGCTTCGCGGTGGATGTCCGCACGGTGCGCGCGCGGCCGAACAATAAGGGCCCGCGCCACACGATCTGGTTCGCGCGCAAGAGCTGAGCAACGGGGTCAAAACGCCCTAGCGACGCATCCGCAATCGGCCGAGGAAGTCGGTCTTGCCGATCTTGATGCCCAACATGCGCAGAATGTCATACGCCGTGGCGGCATGGAAAGAATAATTCGGCTGGCTGAAGCTCAGCAGGAATTCCTCGGCATCGAAGGGCAGCGACAGCTTGCCGAATTCGAACCGGACCTCCTTGCCGATGACATCTTCCAGCGCGCTTTCGTCAGTG
This genomic interval carries:
- a CDS encoding spermidine synthase, which translates into the protein MLPRETLATAQIPGGDTLTLISHGRDFVIMFGRDELMGTRMQFSEEQLAELTLAELARPAPRVLIGGYGMGFTFRAALAHAGEGASVTVAEVVPEILDWARGPLADLTGETLSDPRGEVVLCDVAALIDDANDGTCPKWDAILLDVDNGPDGIVRDQNSRLYTRTGLAKAREALNPGGILAVWSAAPDHKFTLRLKEAGFAVDVRTVRARPNNKGPRHTIWFARKS
- the truB gene encoding tRNA pseudouridine(55) synthase TruB yields the protein MIHPASGWLILDKPRGMGSTQAVGAVKRVLRQGGYPRTKVGHGGTLDPLAEGVLPIALGEATKLAGRMLDSDKIYAFTIAFGEETETLDTEGAVVRTSDHRPPMAAVVAVLDHFTGEIEQVPPKYSALMIDGKRAYDRARAGEEVEMKTRRVTVYDLRVFRHPREGGNPDDGGETAQGRMDPRLRGGDEDSSLMDLTSAFATTLGRPDPYDPQAPLEFADSVTLVAHVSKGTYIRSLARDIAHALGTVGHVTYLRRIKAGPFREEQAISLDTLEEIAKGAPLEHLLLPLEAGLDDIPVLPLDPTSAQAVRQGRVLSELSQPDGLHLAKLGDVPIALMELQGGTAKVVRGFNLPDVAE
- the pnp gene encoding polyribonucleotide nucleotidyltransferase, translating into MFDTKTVSLEWGGKTLTLETGRIARQADGAVLATYGETVVLCAVTAAKSVREGQDFFPLTVHYQEKFSAAGRIPGGFFKREGRATEKETLTSRLIDRPVRPLFPEGFYNEINVIAQVLSYDGETEPDIVAMIAASAALTISGVPFMGPIGAARVGFRNGEYELNPSLSSALDEEGRLDLVVAATQDAVMMVESEAKELTEEEMLGAVMFAHEESRKVIGAIIDLAEQAAKDPWDVDTSDDTSAIKEKLRGIVGDDIAAAYKLTDKSARSDALNAARAKAKEAFADEEPQTQMVANKAVKKLESDIVRGAILKDGQRIDGRKLDQVRPIEAMVGLLPRTHGSALFTRGETQAICTTTLGTKDAEQMIDGLEGLSYNPFMLHYNFPPYSVGEVGRFGFTSRRETGHGKLAWRALHPVLPSHEDFPYTIRILSDITESNGSSSMATVCGGCLSMMDAGVPIERPVSGIAMGLILEGDEFAVLSDILGDEDHLGDMDFKVAGSEKGITSLQMDIKVAGITQEIMTKALEQAKAGRAHILGEMNKALGSSRSGVSKHAPRIETMQIDKSKIRDVIGTGGKVIREIVAETGAKVDIDDEGTIKISSSNADEIEAAKRWIEGIVEEAEVGKIYNGKVVNIVDFGAFVNFMGGKDGLVHVSEMKNERVEKPTDVVSEGQEVKVKVLEIDQRGKVRLSMRVVDQETGEELEDTRPPREPRGDREGGRGGDRRGPRGGGGGRGGDRGGRGGGRGNDRGGNRDGGSSDGPAHVPDFLKD
- a CDS encoding NAD(P)-dependent alcohol dehydrogenase, whose protein sequence is MPNQARIAMVEKAGADFEIVEKTIDDPGAHEVLVELAAVGVCHTDLAVQNGDLPTNFPVVLGHEGAGTVKAVGEHVRDLAPGDKVVLSYGSCGHCRPCEEGDPAYCLDFEALNFMNKRQGDEDAVFADGPNAAFFQQSSFATLSIAHERNVVKIEEDVDIALLGPLGCGIQTGAGAVLRTAKPQAGSALLVSGVGSVGMSAVMAARLAGCSTIVAVDMNAERLELAKELGATHSVEVSKDTDLGEEIRKIVAEGVDYAIECSGNANAARAAWGSLAKRGTMVVVGAPPSGTDYSFDANEQILSGRKIVGCVEGDSKVKQFIPELVRLHLQDRFPFDRLVKRYSFDDINQAVKDLHDGKVMKPILEMG
- the rpsO gene encoding 30S ribosomal protein S15, coding for MSVTAERKAEIIKDNAQSEGDTGSPEVQVAILTERIRNLTEHFKDNHKDNHSRRGLLMMVNQRRKLLAFLKKMDVERYNALIQKLGLRK